One genomic region from Clostridium saccharobutylicum DSM 13864 encodes:
- the uvrB gene encoding excinuclease ABC subunit UvrB, producing the protein MGEFKIHSKFKPTGDQPQAIDKLVNSIQKNSRGQTLLGVTGSGKTFTMANVIEKLQRPTIILAHNKTLAAQLCSEFKEFFPDNIVEYFVSYYDYYQPEAYVPQTDTFIEKDASINDEIDKLRHSATSALFERRDVIIVASVSCIYGLGNPDEYKKLTISLRTGMEKERDEIIKKLIEIQYERNDIDFSRGTFRVRGDSLDIIPASSSNKGIRIEFFGDEIDRIREFDVLTGSILGERNHVAITPASHFATSRETIEESMGIIEDELEDRLKELNSQDKLLEAQRLRQRTNFDIEMIKEMGYCSGIENYSRIFDKRSPGTPPKTLLDYFPDDFLMFIDESHVTLPQVRAMYAGDRSRKNTLVEYGFRLPCAYDNRPLKFEEFEKKINQVVFVSATPSAYELDHSEEIAEQIIRPTGLLDPEIIIRPIKGQIDDLYGEINKTKERGFRTLITTLTKRMAEDLTKYLTELGVKTTYMHSDIDTIERMKIIRELRLGEYDVLVGINLLREGLDIPEVALVAILDADKEGFLRSETSLIQTIGRAARNSESKVIMYADTITKSIDKALKETERRRVIQKKYNEEHGIVPTTIIKEVRDVIEATKVAEEIEEYKVDKDKKLTKKEKDKLIKEYTEEMMLAAKNLQFERAAELRDIINGLKN; encoded by the coding sequence ATGGGAGAATTCAAGATACATTCTAAATTTAAGCCAACAGGTGATCAACCACAGGCTATTGATAAATTGGTAAATTCAATACAAAAGAATAGTAGAGGTCAAACATTGCTAGGAGTAACTGGATCGGGAAAAACATTTACTATGGCAAATGTTATAGAAAAGCTTCAAAGACCTACTATAATTTTAGCGCATAACAAAACTTTAGCAGCACAGTTATGTTCTGAGTTTAAGGAATTTTTTCCAGATAATATAGTTGAATATTTTGTATCATACTATGATTATTATCAACCAGAAGCATATGTACCTCAAACAGATACATTTATTGAAAAGGATGCTTCCATAAATGATGAAATAGATAAGTTAAGGCATTCAGCTACATCAGCTTTATTTGAAAGAAGAGATGTAATAATTGTTGCATCTGTTTCGTGTATATATGGATTAGGTAATCCTGATGAATATAAAAAGTTAACTATAAGTTTAAGAACTGGAATGGAAAAAGAGAGAGATGAAATTATAAAAAAACTTATAGAGATTCAATATGAACGAAATGATATAGATTTCTCTAGAGGAACTTTTAGAGTTAGAGGCGATTCATTGGATATAATTCCAGCATCATCCTCAAATAAGGGAATCAGGATTGAATTCTTTGGAGATGAAATTGATAGAATTAGGGAATTTGATGTGCTAACAGGCTCCATATTAGGTGAAAGAAATCATGTAGCTATAACGCCAGCATCTCACTTTGCAACTTCGAGAGAAACAATAGAAGAATCAATGGGAATTATTGAGGATGAACTTGAAGATAGATTGAAAGAACTCAATTCTCAAGATAAGCTTTTGGAAGCTCAGAGGCTAAGGCAAAGGACAAATTTTGATATTGAAATGATAAAGGAAATGGGATATTGCAGTGGAATAGAAAACTATTCTAGAATTTTTGATAAAAGATCACCAGGAACACCTCCTAAAACTTTATTAGATTATTTTCCAGATGATTTTTTAATGTTTATAGATGAAAGTCATGTAACATTACCTCAAGTTAGAGCTATGTATGCAGGAGATAGATCTAGGAAAAATACTTTGGTTGAATACGGATTTAGATTACCATGCGCTTATGATAATAGACCACTAAAGTTTGAAGAATTTGAAAAGAAAATTAATCAAGTGGTATTTGTAAGTGCAACTCCTTCAGCATATGAGTTAGATCATTCAGAAGAGATTGCAGAACAAATTATTAGGCCTACAGGGTTATTAGATCCAGAAATTATTATAAGACCAATTAAAGGACAAATAGATGATTTATACGGAGAAATTAATAAAACTAAAGAACGTGGATTTAGAACTTTAATAACAACTTTAACTAAACGTATGGCAGAAGATTTAACTAAGTATTTAACTGAATTAGGTGTTAAAACAACATATATGCATTCAGATATTGATACAATTGAAAGAATGAAGATTATAAGAGAGTTAAGGCTTGGAGAGTATGATGTTTTAGTAGGAATAAATCTTTTAAGAGAAGGATTAGATATACCTGAAGTTGCTTTAGTAGCAATATTAGATGCAGATAAGGAAGGCTTTTTAAGATCCGAAACATCATTAATACAAACTATAGGAAGAGCAGCTAGAAATTCAGAAAGTAAAGTTATAATGTATGCGGATACAATAACAAAGTCAATTGATAAGGCTCTAAAGGAGACGGAAAGAAGAAGAGTTATACAAAAGAAATATAATGAAGAACATGGAATAGTTCCAACTACAATAATCAAAGAGGTAAGAGATGTTATAGAAGCGACAAAAGTTGCAGAAGAAATAGAAGAATATAAAGTAGATAAAGATAAAAAACTTACAAAGAAAGAAAAGGATAAGTTAATAAAAGAATACACTGAAGAGATGATGTTAGCGGCTAAGAATTTACAGTTTGAAAGAGCAGCAGAACTTAGAGACATTATTAATGGATTAAAAAATTGA
- a CDS encoding amino acid permease translates to MDEKNNELKRGLKARHLNMIALGGSIGTGIFVAMGDTLNQAGPGGALLAYALIGIMVYFLITSLGEMATHMPISGSFSSYATKFIDPALGFALGWNYWYNWAITVAAEMVAGSLIMKYWFPNVSGFIWSIIFLVIIVGLNILSSKAYGESEYWFAGIKVVTVIIFLIVGVLMIVGIMGGSKIGFHNYVVDDGPFHGGIKSIFAIFLIAGFSFQGTELIGIAAGESENPDKTIPKAIKSIFWRILIFYLGTIIILGAIIPFTEASVDTSPFTMVFEKAGVAGAASLMNAIILTSVLSAGNSGMYASTRMLFSMAKEGMAPKIFAKTNKRGVPVNALILTTLVASACFLTGIYAESTVYVWIVAASGLAGFIAWVGIAICHYRFRKAFVHQGRDLKTLKYKAIWYPFGPILALLMCIIIILGQGYSCIKPDGVDWQGLIASYIGIPLFVVLYLWYKIKHKTKVIPLDKVDLDFSEEIKY, encoded by the coding sequence ATGGATGAAAAAAATAATGAATTAAAAAGAGGTCTAAAAGCACGTCACTTAAACATGATTGCTTTGGGTGGTTCCATTGGAACAGGAATATTTGTTGCTATGGGAGACACATTAAATCAAGCTGGACCTGGTGGTGCATTATTAGCTTATGCGTTAATAGGTATTATGGTGTACTTTTTAATAACTAGTTTGGGTGAAATGGCAACGCACATGCCAATCTCTGGTTCCTTCAGTTCATATGCAACTAAATTTATAGATCCAGCACTTGGATTTGCACTTGGCTGGAATTATTGGTACAACTGGGCTATCACAGTAGCTGCCGAAATGGTTGCTGGTTCTTTAATAATGAAATATTGGTTCCCTAATGTTAGCGGATTTATTTGGAGTATAATATTCTTAGTGATAATAGTTGGCTTGAACATTCTCTCATCAAAAGCTTATGGCGAATCAGAATATTGGTTTGCAGGAATCAAAGTAGTTACAGTTATTATATTTTTAATAGTTGGCGTTTTAATGATTGTTGGTATAATGGGAGGAAGCAAAATAGGCTTTCATAACTATGTTGTAGATGATGGTCCATTTCATGGTGGTATTAAATCTATCTTTGCTATATTTTTAATTGCTGGTTTCTCATTCCAAGGAACTGAACTTATCGGAATCGCTGCTGGTGAAAGTGAAAATCCTGATAAAACTATTCCTAAAGCTATAAAATCTATATTTTGGAGAATATTAATATTCTATTTAGGAACAATAATTATTTTAGGTGCTATAATTCCATTTACTGAAGCAAGTGTTGATACAAGTCCATTTACAATGGTATTTGAAAAAGCTGGTGTTGCTGGTGCTGCTTCATTAATGAATGCTATCATATTAACTTCTGTATTATCTGCTGGTAATTCAGGTATGTATGCGTCAACAAGAATGCTTTTCTCAATGGCTAAAGAAGGTATGGCTCCTAAAATCTTTGCAAAAACTAATAAACGTGGTGTGCCTGTTAATGCTTTGATTTTAACTACTTTAGTTGCTTCTGCTTGTTTCTTAACTGGAATCTATGCAGAAAGTACAGTTTATGTATGGATAGTTGCGGCATCTGGACTTGCTGGATTTATAGCTTGGGTTGGTATAGCTATATGTCACTATAGATTTAGAAAAGCATTCGTTCATCAAGGTAGAGATTTAAAAACATTAAAGTATAAAGCTATATGGTACCCTTTTGGACCTATATTAGCATTATTAATGTGTATAATTATAATTCTAGGACAAGGTTACTCATGTATAAAGCCTGATGGAGTTGATTGGCAAGGCTTAATTGCTTCTTACATAGGAATTCCATTATTCGTTGTTTTATATTTATGGTATAAAATCAAACATAAAACTAAAGTCATTCCTTTAGATAAAGTTGATCTTGATTTCTCTGAAGAAATAAAATATTAG
- a CDS encoding S41 family peptidase has translation MKQFGNDVFTCSKRRRRKINFNFILFITCLLIITSGASLFLGNYIATKGVFLVKTSDEVVSTAKQINDGSKYAALFTVRDTLMEKFDGEINDDVLLDGAIKGMTNALNDPYTVFMNENEFNSFMKQSSGSITGIGVEVISKDNKIVIKSPIKDSPAEKAGLKENDVIEKINDVELSGNDTQKLIAMIADSKDSEVKLTIKREEAESFDVNLKPEQVKINSVRGEMLDSSVGYIRIKTFMNENTSKDFQDEIQSLKDQGMKGMILDLRDNPGGLLSEGVGVASQFIPDGKIVTYTVDKYGNKNESVSTGGIAQDIPLVILVNGDSASASEVVTGALRDYGIATVIGETTFGKGIVQQSIKFNDGIGGLKVTISKYYTPNGENIHKKGITPDIQVTTPVKLDENGYDKNGDEQLKSAIEQIQQKIQ, from the coding sequence GTGAAACAGTTTGGAAACGATGTATTTACATGCAGCAAAAGAAGAAGAAGAAAAATAAATTTTAACTTTATATTATTTATAACGTGTTTACTTATAATAACTAGTGGAGCATCTTTGTTTTTAGGAAATTATATTGCAACTAAAGGTGTATTTTTGGTAAAAACTTCAGACGAAGTTGTAAGTACAGCTAAGCAAATTAATGATGGAAGCAAGTATGCAGCATTATTTACTGTGAGAGATACACTTATGGAAAAATTTGATGGAGAAATTAATGATGATGTTCTTTTAGATGGAGCTATTAAAGGTATGACTAATGCATTAAATGATCCATATACTGTGTTTATGAATGAAAATGAGTTTAATAGTTTTATGAAGCAAAGTAGTGGATCTATTACAGGAATAGGGGTTGAGGTAATATCTAAGGATAATAAAATAGTAATTAAATCACCTATTAAAGATTCACCAGCAGAAAAAGCAGGATTAAAAGAAAATGATGTAATAGAAAAGATAAATGATGTTGAATTATCTGGAAATGATACACAAAAGCTTATAGCTATGATTGCTGATTCAAAGGATTCAGAAGTTAAATTAACAATTAAAAGAGAAGAAGCAGAGTCTTTTGATGTTAATTTAAAACCAGAACAAGTAAAAATTAATTCTGTTAGGGGAGAAATGCTAGATTCATCTGTAGGATATATTCGTATAAAAACTTTTATGAATGAAAATACTTCAAAGGATTTTCAAGATGAAATTCAATCATTAAAAGATCAAGGTATGAAAGGGATGATTTTAGACTTGAGGGATAATCCAGGAGGGTTACTTTCAGAGGGGGTAGGCGTAGCTTCTCAATTTATACCTGATGGGAAAATAGTTACATATACTGTTGATAAATATGGAAATAAAAATGAATCGGTATCAACTGGAGGAATCGCACAAGATATACCTTTAGTTATATTAGTTAACGGTGATAGCGCAAGTGCGTCAGAAGTTGTCACAGGAGCCTTAAGAGATTATGGTATAGCAACAGTTATAGGCGAAACTACTTTTGGAAAAGGGATAGTTCAACAATCTATTAAATTTAATGATGGAATTGGTGGGCTTAAAGTTACTATTTCTAAGTATTATACACCTAATGGTGAAAATATCCACAAAAAGGGGATAACTCCTGATATTCAAGTTACAACTCCTGTGAAATTAGATGAAAATGGATATGATAAAAATGGTGATGAACAATTAAAGTCAGCCATAGAACAAATTCAACAAAAGATTCAATAG
- the ftsX gene encoding permease-like cell division protein FtsX: MKINTISYYFKDAFTSLKRNKTISIASMITVLITFFVLGIFMLVANNINKGIDTVQNKVELKIFLKDDIKLIDQREIEIKLRDIDGVKDVVYQSKEDEYKNFKNTTNGNDGLLQGYTLQNNPFSASFTVKLNSPEYASSITEQIKDLQGIEKIGDQQDIVDKVVSIVKGIKFVGFGLFVILIGVSIFLIMNTTKLTVYSRRREVGIMKFVGATDWFIRWPFVIEGMVIGLVGSILSCILLFVTYKWLFSWIASHMVFVTLVSTSYVLTTLLWQFIIGGVIVGGVASVIALRKFLDV; encoded by the coding sequence ATGAAAATTAATACTATTTCATATTATTTTAAAGATGCATTTACGAGTCTAAAAAGAAATAAAACTATTAGCATTGCATCAATGATTACTGTTCTTATAACTTTCTTTGTTTTGGGAATATTTATGTTGGTTGCTAATAATATAAACAAGGGAATTGATACTGTTCAAAATAAAGTAGAACTTAAGATATTTCTTAAAGATGATATAAAACTTATAGATCAAAGAGAAATTGAAATAAAACTAAGAGATATTGATGGAGTTAAAGATGTAGTATATCAATCAAAAGAAGATGAGTATAAAAACTTTAAAAATACTACAAACGGAAATGATGGATTATTGCAAGGATATACATTACAAAATAATCCTTTCTCAGCATCATTTACTGTCAAATTAAATTCGCCAGAATATGCATCTAGCATAACTGAACAAATAAAAGATTTGCAGGGAATTGAGAAAATTGGAGATCAGCAGGATATAGTAGATAAAGTTGTAAGTATAGTTAAAGGTATAAAATTTGTTGGATTTGGATTGTTTGTGATATTGATTGGTGTTTCAATTTTCTTGATAATGAATACAACAAAGTTAACAGTGTATTCAAGAAGACGAGAAGTTGGAATTATGAAATTCGTAGGGGCTACGGATTGGTTTATTAGATGGCCATTTGTTATAGAAGGTATGGTAATTGGATTAGTTGGTTCAATTTTATCATGTATATTACTATTCGTTACATATAAATGGTTATTCTCATGGATTGCTTCACATATGGTTTTTGTAACTCTTGTATCAACAAGTTATGTCTTAACAACTTTGTTATGGCAATTTATTATTGGTGGAGTTATAGTTGGTGGAGTTGCCAGTGTAATAGCATTAAGAAAATTCCTAGATGTATAA
- the ftsE gene encoding cell division ATP-binding protein FtsE codes for MIEFRGTSKIYDNNVKALSDINVEIEAGEFVFLVGPSGSGKSTFIKMLLKEIDPTTGKVFVSEQDLSTITRKQIPYYRRKIGMVFQDFRLIPNLNVYENVAFAMRVVEASPKEIRRRVPMVLSLVGLSHKYKMFPNELSGGEQQRVSLARALVNNPTVLIADEPTGNLDPETSREIMELLDDINKSGTTVLMATHAKEIVDYMKKRVIAIEKGEIVRDEKRGMYEDEN; via the coding sequence ATGATTGAATTTAGAGGAACGTCTAAAATTTATGATAATAATGTAAAAGCCTTATCAGATATTAATGTTGAAATAGAAGCCGGTGAATTTGTATTTTTAGTAGGACCAAGTGGATCAGGTAAATCTACTTTTATAAAAATGCTTCTAAAGGAGATTGACCCAACAACTGGGAAAGTGTTTGTTTCAGAACAAGATTTATCAACTATTACTAGAAAACAAATACCTTATTATAGAAGAAAGATAGGAATGGTGTTTCAAGATTTCAGATTAATACCAAACCTTAATGTATATGAAAATGTTGCATTTGCTATGAGAGTAGTGGAAGCATCACCTAAAGAAATTAGAAGAAGAGTTCCAATGGTATTATCTTTAGTAGGTTTATCTCATAAGTATAAAATGTTTCCGAATGAACTGTCAGGAGGGGAACAACAAAGAGTTTCTTTAGCTAGAGCATTAGTTAATAATCCAACAGTTCTAATAGCGGACGAGCCTACAGGTAATTTAGATCCAGAAACATCTAGAGAGATTATGGAGTTACTTGATGATATAAATAAATCTGGAACTACTGTTTTAATGGCTACTCATGCTAAGGAAATTGTTGATTACATGAAGAAAAGAGTTATAGCTATTGAAAAAGGAGAGATAGTTAGAGACGAGAAAAGAGGGATGTATGAAGATGAAAATTAA
- a CDS encoding YitT family protein, giving the protein MSIKLLREYIVITIGIILVALSVEYFFVPNNLAAGGVTGAAIVLNAIIPKLSIGATTFVLNGLLFIVAFMFIDGNFGVKTIYASLGLSLIIWFIEKFLKPVAITNDLIIATIFGTLISAVGMAIIFNENASTGGTDILAKILNKFFHLDIGKSLLVVDFVITFASALVFGIDIGMYAMLSVILLGITVDRFIEGFNVSKSIFIISKKNDEISQYIMSELDRGCTFLSGLGAYTKEQSNVLYAVLSRPQFIKLKKYIKDVDHEAFIAVGEVHEVLGEGFKDIKQD; this is encoded by the coding sequence ATGAGTATTAAATTATTAAGGGAGTATATAGTTATAACTATTGGTATAATTCTAGTGGCATTGTCAGTGGAATATTTTTTTGTACCCAATAATCTTGCAGCAGGAGGGGTGACTGGTGCAGCAATAGTTTTAAATGCTATTATTCCTAAATTATCTATAGGTGCGACTACATTTGTTTTAAATGGATTACTATTTATTGTTGCATTTATGTTTATAGATGGAAATTTTGGTGTAAAGACTATTTATGCAAGTTTAGGATTATCTTTGATTATATGGTTTATAGAAAAATTTTTGAAACCTGTCGCAATAACTAACGATTTAATAATAGCAACAATTTTTGGAACTTTAATTTCAGCAGTTGGAATGGCTATTATATTTAATGAGAATGCGTCAACAGGAGGGACTGATATATTAGCTAAAATTCTAAATAAGTTTTTTCATTTAGATATAGGAAAATCATTATTAGTTGTTGATTTTGTAATAACTTTTGCAAGTGCATTAGTATTTGGAATAGATATAGGTATGTATGCTATGTTAAGTGTAATATTATTAGGTATAACTGTAGATAGATTTATAGAAGGATTTAATGTAAGTAAGAGCATATTTATTATTAGCAAAAAAAATGATGAAATTAGTCAATATATAATGTCAGAACTAGATAGAGGATGTACATTTTTAAGCGGGTTAGGAGCATATACAAAAGAACAAAGTAATGTACTATATGCTGTTTTAAGCAGACCACAATTTATAAAACTAAAGAAATATATAAAGGATGTTGATCATGAAGCATTTATAGCAGTAGGTGAAGTGCATGAAGTTTTAGGTGAAGGATTTAAGGATATAAAGCAAGATTAG
- a CDS encoding transketolase family protein: MGNKIATREAYGKALVKLSNLNENVVVLDADLSKSTKTAEFKAVAPERFINMGIAESNMMGVAAGLSTCGKIPFASTFAMFAAGRAFEQIRNSICYPKLNVKICATHAGLTVGEDGATHQSVEDISLMRSIPNMTVINPADAVETEAAILAIANYNGPCYVRLGRLAVNIINDETNYKFEIGKGITLAKGKDVTIVATGMMVELALEAKDLLAKEGIDATIINIHTIKPIDTELLVNAAKETGAIVTAEEHSVIGGLGSAVSEVVTERYPVPVLKVGINDTFGESGKPNELLQAYGLTTENIVKRAKEAISLKK; this comes from the coding sequence ATGGGTAATAAAATAGCAACTAGAGAGGCTTATGGTAAGGCGTTAGTAAAACTTTCAAACTTAAATGAAAATGTTGTTGTATTGGATGCGGATTTATCAAAATCAACTAAAACAGCTGAATTTAAAGCTGTTGCACCAGAAAGATTTATAAATATGGGAATAGCAGAATCAAACATGATGGGAGTTGCTGCTGGTCTTTCAACTTGTGGTAAAATTCCATTTGCTAGTACTTTTGCAATGTTTGCAGCAGGAAGAGCTTTTGAACAAATAAGAAATTCAATATGTTATCCAAAGTTAAATGTTAAGATATGTGCAACTCATGCAGGTTTAACAGTTGGAGAAGATGGAGCAACACATCAATCAGTTGAAGATATATCATTAATGAGAAGTATTCCTAACATGACAGTAATTAATCCAGCTGATGCAGTAGAAACAGAAGCAGCAATTTTAGCTATAGCAAATTATAATGGACCTTGTTATGTTAGATTAGGAAGATTAGCTGTTAATATTATAAATGATGAAACTAATTATAAATTTGAAATTGGTAAGGGTATAACATTAGCAAAAGGTAAGGATGTTACAATTGTTGCTACTGGTATGATGGTTGAATTAGCTTTAGAAGCTAAAGATTTATTAGCTAAGGAAGGCATTGATGCAACAATAATTAATATACATACAATAAAGCCAATTGATACAGAATTATTAGTTAATGCAGCAAAAGAAACGGGAGCAATAGTTACAGCTGAAGAACATAGTGTAATTGGTGGACTAGGATCAGCTGTTTCAGAAGTTGTAACAGAAAGATATCCAGTACCAGTATTAAAAGTTGGTATAAATGATACTTTTGGTGAAAGCGGTAAACCAAATGAATTGTTACAAGCATATGGCTTAACAACAGAAAATATAGTGAAAAGAGCTAAAGAAGCTATATCTCTTAAAAAGTAG
- a CDS encoding transketolase — MNNKKTLEEISKLMRKDIVSMLTESASGHPGGSLSIVDILAVLFFEEMNIDSSKVNDPNRDRFVLSKGHAAPALYSALARKGYFDVEELNTLRKINSRLQGHPNMNDIPGIDMSTGSLGQGISAAVGMSIAGKLDKKDYRVFTILGDGELEEGQVWEAAMSAAHYKLDNLTAFVDNNGLQIDGNIEDVMNPGPIDKKFEAFGWNVLTIDGHNYDEIRDAISKAKQVKGQPTVIVCNTIKGKGVSFMENQAGWHGNAPSKEQCEQALKEIGGEN, encoded by the coding sequence ATGAATAATAAAAAAACGCTTGAAGAAATTTCAAAGCTAATGAGAAAAGACATAGTATCTATGCTTACTGAATCAGCATCAGGACATCCAGGTGGTTCATTATCAATAGTTGATATATTAGCTGTATTATTTTTTGAAGAAATGAACATTGATTCTTCAAAAGTAAATGATCCTAATAGAGATAGATTTGTTTTATCAAAGGGTCATGCAGCACCAGCATTATATAGTGCTTTAGCTAGAAAAGGATATTTTGATGTAGAAGAATTAAATACATTAAGAAAAATTAATTCAAGATTACAAGGTCATCCAAACATGAATGATATACCAGGAATAGATATGTCTACTGGTTCATTAGGTCAAGGTATTTCAGCAGCTGTTGGAATGTCTATAGCAGGAAAACTTGATAAAAAGGATTATAGAGTATTTACAATTTTAGGAGATGGGGAACTTGAGGAAGGTCAAGTTTGGGAAGCAGCAATGTCAGCAGCACATTATAAATTAGATAATTTAACTGCTTTTGTGGATAATAATGGATTGCAAATTGATGGAAACATTGAAGATGTAATGAATCCAGGTCCAATAGATAAGAAGTTTGAAGCTTTTGGATGGAATGTGTTAACAATCGATGGTCATAATTATGATGAAATACGAGATGCAATTTCAAAAGCAAAACAAGTGAAAGGACAACCAACTGTTATTGTATGTAACACAATAAAAGGTAAAGGTGTTTCATTTATGGAAAACCAAGCTGGATGGCATGGAAATGCTCCTAGTAAAGAGCAATGTGAACAAGCGTTAAAAGAAATTGGAGGGGAAAACTAA
- a CDS encoding type II toxin-antitoxin system PemK/MazF family toxin yields MTNIVVKRGEIFYADLSPVIGSEQGGIRPVIIIQNDIGNRYSPTVIVAAITSQINKAKLPIHVEISSEEYGLNRDSVVLLEQIRTLDKRRLKEKIGHMTEVDMKKVDKALAVSLNLNIK; encoded by the coding sequence ATGACAAACATTGTGGTAAAAAGAGGGGAAATTTTCTATGCTGACTTAAGTCCAGTTATAGGATCAGAACAAGGCGGAATACGACCTGTTATTATAATACAAAATGATATAGGAAATAGGTATAGTCCTACTGTTATTGTAGCAGCAATAACATCTCAAATTAATAAAGCTAAATTACCTATTCATGTTGAAATTTCTTCAGAGGAATATGGTTTAAATAGAGACTCTGTTGTTTTATTGGAACAAATAAGAACATTGGATAAAAGAAGATTAAAAGAAAAAATTGGACATATGACTGAAGTAGATATGAAAAAAGTTGATAAAGCATTAGCTGTTAGTTTGAATTTAAATATAAAATAA
- a CDS encoding germination lipoprotein GerS-related protein, which yields MNSEKFSVRNKLIMGILIIIPILIILMIIFGRQMIAPTNEQIIDQIRNIKCYSSQVEYTFKNPKSQFNEKTTQYYDADKGSRIEFEDGYERVKVYKGGEIKLEGSQDDEYTIDKDIDVIYPLAFIENILSNPIIGDVEEVKADWGEGEYLKINIQYNSKNQHLNKAEFYIDKQNKVPVLLKILDNKDKERVIVTYKEFKREKSLADSLF from the coding sequence ATGAATTCTGAAAAATTCTCAGTTCGGAATAAACTAATAATGGGTATTTTAATTATTATTCCAATATTAATAATTTTAATGATTATTTTTGGAAGACAAATGATTGCACCGACTAATGAACAAATAATAGATCAAATTAGAAATATAAAATGTTATAGCAGTCAGGTTGAATATACTTTTAAAAATCCAAAATCTCAGTTTAATGAGAAAACAACTCAATATTATGATGCGGATAAAGGTTCAAGAATAGAATTTGAAGATGGGTATGAACGAGTTAAGGTTTATAAGGGTGGCGAAATTAAATTAGAAGGAAGTCAAGATGATGAATATACTATTGATAAAGATATTGATGTGATTTATCCATTGGCATTTATAGAAAATATATTATCTAATCCGATTATTGGAGATGTTGAAGAAGTTAAAGCTGATTGGGGAGAAGGTGAGTACTTAAAAATCAATATACAATATAATAGTAAAAATCAACATTTAAATAAAGCAGAATTTTATATAGATAAACAAAATAAAGTTCCCGTTTTATTAAAAATATTAGATAACAAAGATAAAGAAAGAGTTATAGTAACTTATAAGGAATTTAAGAGAGAAAAAAGTTTAGCAGATAGTTTATTTTAA